A window of the Helianthus annuus cultivar XRQ/B chromosome 4, HanXRQr2.0-SUNRISE, whole genome shotgun sequence genome harbors these coding sequences:
- the LOC110938043 gene encoding probable polygalacturonase — MYPPSLFTHHLTQFHRFTSIIMVETLTLTPPPPIWRSNPRRWITPLISSYKTLFALLWILVFTSLFIWQRNFVDGLLIFRRPVAGRVVPVFRPVAFNITDFGGVGDGVTVNTVAFEKAIFAISKLGKSGGGQLNVPAGKWLTAPFNLTSHLTLFLDEDAVILGVDDEKYWPLMPPLPSYGYGREHPGPRFGSLIHGQNLRDVVITGNNGTIDGQGQRWWKRYRQKLLNNTRGPLIQIMYSSDIVISNITLRNPPFWTLHPYDCKNVTIRNMTILAPLYEAPNTDGIDPDSCEDMIIEDSYISVGDDAIAIKSGWDQYGTAYGRPSKNILIRNLMVRSMVSAGISIGSEMSGGVSNVTVENVLVWNSRRAVRIKTAAGRGAYIRDIKYRNLTFENVRVGIIIKTDYNEHPDTGFDPKAFPVIRDISYINIHGEGVRVPVRIHGSADIPVRNVTFRDMSVGITYKKKHIFQCAYVSGRVIGSIFPKPCENLDLYDEQGTLVKKSVSENASDIDYDI, encoded by the exons ATGTATCCCCCATCTCTATTCACCCATCATCTAACCCAATTTCACAGATTCACCTCCATTATTATGGTagaaaccctaaccctaacccccccacccccaatcTGGCGATCTAACCCCCGCCGTTGGATCACACCCCTCATTTCCTCTTACAAAACCCTCTTCGCACTCCTCTGGATCCTCGTCTTCACGTCTCTTTTCATCTGGCAACGTAATTTTGTTGACGGGCTTTTGATTTTCCGGCGGCCGGTTGCCGGAAGAGTGGTGCCGGTGTTCCGGCCGGTGGCGTTTAACATTACGGATTTTGGTGGTGTTGGTGATGGGGTTACGGTGAATACGGTGGCTTTTGAGAAGGCGATTTTTGCGATTTCGAAGTTAGGGAAGAGTGGTGGTGGGCAGCTTAATGTTCCGGCCGGGAAATGGTTGACGGCGCCGTTTAATTTGACTAGTCATTTGACTTTGTTTCTTGATGAAGATGCTGTTATACTTGGTGTGGAT GATGAAAAGTATTGGCCTCTAATGCCTCCTTTGCCTTCTTACGGTTATGGTAGAGAGCATCCCGGACCCCGATTTGGGAGTTTAATTCATGGTCAAAATCTCCGAGACGTTGTCATCACAG GGAATAATGGTACCATTGACGGGCAGGGTCAAAGATGGTGGAAAAGGTATCGCCAAAAGCTTCTCAACAATACGCGAGGCCCGCTTATACAGATCATGTATTCAAGTGACATTGTGATATCCAATATTACTTTAAGAAATCCACCTTTTTGGACACTTCATCCATATGATTGTAAAAACGTGACGATAAGAAATATGACAATCTTGGCTCCCCTTTACGAGGCTCCCAATACAGACGGTATAGATCCTG ATTCATGCGAAGACATGATAATAGAGGACAGCTATATTAGTGTGGGGGATGATGCCATTGCAATAAAAAGCGGTTGGGATCAGTACGGTACTGCTTATGGTCGACCTTCGAAAAACATTCTTATCCGAAATCTTATGGTTCGTTCGATGGTGAG TGCTGGAATATCAATCGGCAGTGAAATGTCAGGCGGGGTATCGAACGTGACGGTGGAAAACGTTCTAGTATGGAATTCAAGACGTGCTGTCAGAATCAAGACAGCTGCAGGTAGAGGGGCCTACATTCGCGACATTAAATATAGAAACCTTACATTTGAAAATGTGAGGGTCGGAATAATCATCAAAACCGATTACAACGAGCACCCTGATACTGGTTTTGACCCGAAAGCATTCCCAGTGATTAGGGACATAAGCTATATCAACATTCACGGTGAAGGTGTGCGTGTGCCGGTTAGAATACACGGGAGTGCGGATATTCCTGTGAGGAATGTGACGTTTAGAGACATGTCGGTTGGGATCACGTACAAGAAAAAACATATATTCCAATGTGCATACGTTTCAGGAAGGGTGATAGGGAGCATATTCCCGAAACCGTGTGAGAATCTTGATCTTTATGATGAACAAGGAACACTTGTGAAAAAATCTGTTTCTGAAAATGCTTCGGATATAGATTATGATATCTGA